The following coding sequences lie in one Capsicum annuum cultivar UCD-10X-F1 chromosome 5, UCD10Xv1.1, whole genome shotgun sequence genomic window:
- the LOC107851398 gene encoding kirola gives MGVKGKLIASVEVKCGGHSVHDIFHKKTHHIANISPSKIQHFEIHEGETVKVGSVVNWKYNDDGKDKVAKQVIEAVDPQTKSITWKVIAGDLLELYNSFTIITSCDHQWTTWTFVYEKKTEDIPEPLVLLGFVLHVTKDIEGHLLK, from the exons ATGGGTGTGAAAGGCAAGTTAATTGCTTCAGTAGAGGTGAAGTGTGGAGGACACTCGGTTCATgacatttttcacaaaaaaactCATCATATAGCCAACATAAGCCCCAGCAAGATCCAACATTTTGAGATTCATGAAGGTGAAACCGTAAAGGTTGGTTCGGTTGTCAACTGGAAATATAACGACG ATGGAAAAGATAAGGTTGCAAAGCAAGTGATTGAAGCCGTTGATCCTCAAACTAAATCAATCACTTGGAAAGTGATTGCTGGTGATCTGTTAGAGCTGTACAATTCCTTCACTATTATCACATCATGTGACCACCAATGGACTACATGGACTTTTGTGTACGAGAAGAAAACTGAAGACATACCAGAGCCTCTCGTTCTCTTGGGTTTTGTCCTTCATGTGACAAAAGATATTGAGGGTCACCTTCTCAAGTAA